Proteins from one Larimichthys crocea isolate SSNF chromosome XX, L_crocea_2.0, whole genome shotgun sequence genomic window:
- the nrcama gene encoding neuronal cell adhesion molecule a isoform X2, which produces MDRNRNWMSGFGAVLLILMSHVSSALEVPLDPKVLEGLPQPPTITLQSPKDYIFDPRENIVIHCEAKGKPHPSFSWTRNGTHFDVEKDSKVLMKPGSGTLVIDISGEKAEAYEGTYQCTAHNDHGTAVSNSIVIRQSRSPLWSKERNEAIVVQMGVSLVLQCRPPAGLPPPVIFWMDNNFQRLPLDKRVSQALNGDLYFSNVLPEDSRPDYICYARFPHTQTIQQKQPISVTVLNNSPEGEHRPGFMMPLGTTSTKMVLRGETLELECIAEGLPTPDISWQKDGAELPSSRMSVQNFQKTLKISDVNEGDAGDYHCTASNKLGTTHHVIKVTVKAAPFWVSAPRNLILAPNETGILTCRVNGEPKPKISWFVNGVPIENAPEDRSRKVDDDTVILSNVQSGSSAVYQCNASNEFGYLMANAFVNVLAEPPRVLTPPNRVYQVITNTPALLHCASFGSPIPTITWFKDSQISIKNGDSYVIHENGTLEINVAQTVNSGKYTCIATNNLGLKENHMTLEVKEPTRILKQPEYKVVQRGMSASFECKVKHDPSLIPVMIWLKDNGDLPDDDRFVVGAESLTVKDVTDGDEGTYTCIMNTTLDQDSASAMLTVVEATPTPAIVYEKPDPPTDLELTDQTERSVQLTWIPGDEHNSPTQMFLVQYEDLLHGPGVWINLTEVGGTETTARLNLSPYVYYSFRVLAINRVGASQPSQPSSQYRTNPAAPDENPSDVQGVGTEPGNLVISWTPLTGFQSNGPNLEYRVLWKRKDVDEDWSSKNVANVSQFVVTGTTTYTPYMIKIQAFNDYGSGPEPKVFTGYSGEDLPLSAPDNVQIMVHNSTLAEVHWEPVSSPSVRGKLQGYKVYYSRVRGLHETEGETEQQEQVLTFSGNRSEGRLPGLQPYSLYNLTIRVLNNKGEGPPSPNKEFDTPEGVPGPPSFLNVINPGLDSLTLEWGPPMKNNGRLAGYTLKYQPVNNTNELGPVKVKNFLANETIITLDNLNSSMLYKFYLSAKTIKGSGPIITEEAFTAMDTIRTQPTVETGKGPTEPPHPTSPITQSPPPPFHKVPPVGPAFGTVNTSVSEEGAVISWDYFGHHKNVYVEYIVENSKEDWKKELVNGSHWHMIKGLKPGTSYRVRVVARDPADPTVHSTDEVLVTVPAVPSRQVDIATQGWFIGLMCAIALLILVLLIVCFIKRNKGGKYPVKEKEDAHQDPEIQPMKEDDGTFGEYSDTEDHKPLKGSRTPSNGTVRRDESDDSLVDYGEGGDGQFNEDGSFIGQYSGKKEKDTHEGNESSEAPSPVNAMNSFV; this is translated from the exons ATGGACAGGAACAGGAATTGGATGTCGGGCTTTGGAGCCGTGCTATTGATACTTATGAGTCATGTGAGCTCAGCACTGGAAGTGCCTCTTGATC CTAAAGTACTGGAAGGAT TGCCCCAACCCCCCACTATAACGCTACAGTCTCCAAAGGATTACATCTTTGATCCGAGGGAGAACATTGTCATCCACTGTGAGGCCAAGGGGAAGCCTCATCCCAG CTTTTCATGGACAAGAAATGGGACCCACTTTGATGTAGAGAAAGACTCCAAAGTCCTGATGAAGCCCGGTTCAGGAACTCTGGTCATTGACATCAGCGGGGAAAAGGCTGAGGCTTATGAGGGAACTTACCAGTGTACAGCACACAACGACCATGGCACCGCTGTATCTAACAGCATTGTCATTAGACAGTCCC GGTCCCCCTTGTGGTCGAAGGAGAGAAATGAGGCCATCGTGGTGCAGATGGGGGTCTCCTTGGTGCTGCAGTGCCGACCCCCTGCAGGGCTACCCCCTCCTGTCATCTTCTGGATGGATAACA ACTTCCAGAGGCTACCACTGGATAAACGAGTGTCTCAGGCTCTTAATGGAGACTTGTACTTTTCAAATGTTCTCCCAGAAGACAGCAGGCCTGACTACATCTGCTATGCCCGcttccctcacacacaaaccatcCAGCAGAAACAGCCTATCTCGGTCACCGTGCTGAACA ACAGCCCAGAGGGAGAGCATCGCCCCGGTTTCATGATGCCTCTGGGCACCACTAGCACAAAGATGGTTCTGAGAGGGGAGACTCTGGAGCTGGAATGCATTGCTGAGGGCTT GCCCACTCCAGATATCTCCTGGCAGAAGGATGGAGCAGAGCTGCCGAGCAGCAGGATGTCTGTTCAGAACTTCCAGAAAACACTCAAGATTTCTGATGTGAATGAAGGTGATGCTGGAGACTACCATTGTACAGCTTCAAACAAGCTGGGCACTACACACCACGTCATCAAGGTCACTGTCAAAG CGGCTCCTTTCTGGGTCAGCGCCCCGAGGAACCTGATCCTCGCCCCGAATGAGACTGGCATCCTGACTTGTCGAGTCAATGGAGAACCCAAACCAAAGATTAGTTGGTTTGTCAATGGAGTCCCCATAGAGA ACGCACCCGAGGACCGCAGTCGGAAAGTGGATGACGACACTGTGATTCTTAGTAATGTGCAATCAGGGTCTAGTGCTGTCTACCAGTGCAACGCATCCAATGAATTTGGTTACCTGATGGCAAATGCTTTTGTCAACGTTCTTG CTGAGCCACCAAGGGTGCTCACGCCACCCAATCGTGTGTACCAGGTGATCACCAACACCCCTGCATTACTTCACTGTGCTTCCTTTGGCTCGCCAATACCAACCATCACATG gTTCAAAGATAGTCAGATCAGCATTAAGAATGGTGACTCTTATGTGATCCATGAGAATGGTACATTGGAGATCAATGTGGCCCAGACTGTAAACAGTGGAAAGTACACCTGCATTGCCACCAACAACCTTGGGCTCAAGGAGAACCACATGACCCTGGAGGTTAAAG AGCCCACCCGTATCCTGAAGCAGCCAGAGTACAAGGTAGTCCAGAGAGGAATGAGCGCTTCGTTTGAGTGTAAAGTCAAACACGATCCGTCCCTAATTCCTGTCATGATCTGGTTAAAAGACAATGGAGACTTGCCTGATGATGACAG GTTTGTGGTGGGCGCAGAGAGTCTGACCGTCAAAGATGTGACAGACGGAGATGAGGGCACTTACACCTGCATCATGAACACCACCCTGGATCAAGACTCAGCCAGTGCCATGCTGACTGTCGTAG AGGCTACACCTACTCCAGCTATTGTCTACG AGAAACCTGACCCTCCAACTGACCTGGAACTGACTGACCAGACAGAGAGGAGCGTTCAGCTCACCTGGATCCCTGGAGACGAACACAACAGTCCCACACAGa TGTTTCTGGTCCAATATGAAGATCTGCTTCACGGGCCAGGTGTTTGGATCAACCTGACGGAGGTCGGTGGTACTGAAACCACAGCACGGTTAAACCTCTCTCCATACGTCTACTATTCATTCAGAGTCCTGGCTATCAATCGTGTTGGTGCCAGCCAACCAAGCCAGCCCTCAAGCCAATACAGGACCAACCCTGCAG CTCCTGATGAAAATCCATCAGATGTTCAGGGAGTGGGAACTGAGCCTGGCAACTTAGTGATATCCTGGACA CCACTGACAGGATTTCAGTCTAATGGGCCCAATCTGGAGTACAGAGTACTGTGGAAACGGAAAGACGTGGATGAGGATTGGTCCTCGAAGAACGTGGCCAACGTTTCCCAGTTTGTTGTAACTGGAACTACAACCTATACGCCCTATATGATCAAGATTCAAGCTTTTAATGATTACGGCAGTGGTCCAGAGCCTAAAGTATTCACCGGATACTCTGGAGAAGACT TGCCTTTGTCTGCTCCTGATAATGTGCAGATCATGGTTCACAACAGCACACTTGCAGAAGTACACTGGGAGCCCGTATCTTCCCCTTCAGTTAGAGGAAAACTACAGGGATACAAG GTATACTACAGTCGCGTGCGTGGCTTGCACGAGACAGAAGGGGAGacggagcagcaggagcaggttTTGACATTCAGTGGGAATCGTAGCGAGGGACGTCTGCCAGGCCTCCAGCCTTATAGCCTCTACAACCTCACCATCAGGGTCCTTAATAACAAAGGAGAAGGGCCTCCTAGCCCCAACAAGGAGTTTGACACACCTGAGGGAG tcccAGGGCCTCCCTCTTTTCTGAACGTCATAAACCCCGGTTTGGACTCTCTCACTCTGGAATGGGGCCCACCAATGAAAAACAATGGTCGCCTCGCTGGATACACTCTGAAATACCAACCAG TCAACAACACCAATGAACTGGGACCAGTAAAGGTCAAGAACTTCCTTGCCAATGAGACCATAATTACCTTGGACAACCTGAACTCCAGCATGCTCTACAAGTTTTACTTAAGTGCAAAGACAATCAAGGGCTCTGGCCCCATCATCACAGAGGAGGCCTTCACTGCCATGGACACAA tTCGTACTCAGCCCACTGTAGAGACGGGCAAAG GCCCCACAGAGCCCCCTCACCCAACCTCCCCCATCACTCAGTCTCCGCCTCCCCCGTTTCACAAGG TGCCACCTGTAGGCCCGGCGTTTGGCACAGTTAACACGTCTGTATCGGAGGAAGGTGCAGTGATCAGTTGGGATTACTTTGGACACCATAAGAATGTATATGTGGAATATATTGTAGAAAACA GTAAAGAGGACTGGAAAAAGGAGTTGGTAAACGGTTCACACTGGCATATGATAAAAGGTTTAAAGCCGGGGACGTCCTATAGGGTGCGCGTGGTAGCTAGAGACCCTGCTGACCCGACGGTCCACAGCACAGACGAAGTGTTGGTTACAGTGCCAG CTGTGCCCAGTCGTCAGGTCGACATTGCCACCCAGGGATGGTTTATTGGACTGATGTGTGCCATCGCTCTCCTCATCTTGGTCCTTCTCATAGTCTGCTTCATCAAGAGGAACAAGGGTGGCAAATACCCAG
- the nrcama gene encoding neuronal cell adhesion molecule a isoform X8, whose translation MDRNRNWMSGFGAVLLILMSHVSSALEVPLDPKVLEGLPQPPTITLQSPKDYIFDPRENIVIHCEAKGKPHPSFSWTRNGTHFDVEKDSKVLMKPGSGTLVIDISGEKAEAYEGTYQCTAHNDHGTAVSNSIVIRQSRSPLWSKERNEAIVVQMGVSLVLQCRPPAGLPPPVIFWMDNNFQRLPLDKRVSQALNGDLYFSNVLPEDSRPDYICYARFPHTQTIQQKQPISVTVLNNSPEGEHRPGFMMPLGTTSTKMVLRGETLELECIAEGLPTPDISWQKDGAELPSSRMSVQNFQKTLKISDVNEGDAGDYHCTASNKLGTTHHVIKVTVKAAPFWVSAPRNLILAPNETGILTCRVNGEPKPKISWFVNGVPIENAPEDRSRKVDDDTVILSNVQSGSSAVYQCNASNEFGYLMANAFVNVLAEPPRVLTPPNRVYQVITNTPALLHCASFGSPIPTITWFKDSQISIKNGDSYVIHENGTLEINVAQTVNSGKYTCIATNNLGLKENHMTLEVKEPTRILKQPEYKVVQRGMSASFECKVKHDPSLIPVMIWLKDNGDLPDDDRFVVGAESLTVKDVTDGDEGTYTCIMNTTLDQDSASAMLTVVEATPTPAIVYEKPDPPTDLELTDQTERSVQLTWIPGDEHNSPTQMFLVQYEDLLHGPGVWINLTEVGGTETTARLNLSPYVYYSFRVLAINRVGASQPSQPSSQYRTNPAAPDENPSDVQGVGTEPGNLVISWTPLTGFQSNGPNLEYRVLWKRKDVDEDWSSKNVANVSQFVVTGTTTYTPYMIKIQAFNDYGSGPEPKVFTGYSGEDLPLSAPDNVQIMVHNSTLAEVHWEPVSSPSVRGKLQGYKVYYSRVRGLHETEGETEQQEQVLTFSGNRSEGRLPGLQPYSLYNLTIRVLNNKGEGPPSPNKEFDTPEGVPGPPSFLNVINPGLDSLTLEWGPPMKNNGRLAGYTLKYQPVNNTNELGPVKVKNFLANETIITLDNLNSSMLYKFYLSAKTIKGSGPIITEEAFTAMDTTVPSRQVDIATQGWFIGLMCAIALLILVLLIVCFIKRNKGGKYPVKEKEDAHQDPEIQPMKEDDGTFGEYRSMESDTEDHKPLKGSRTPSNGTVRRDESDDSLVDYGEGGDGQFNEDGSFIGQYSGKKEKDTHEGNESSEAPSPVNAMNSFV comes from the exons ATGGACAGGAACAGGAATTGGATGTCGGGCTTTGGAGCCGTGCTATTGATACTTATGAGTCATGTGAGCTCAGCACTGGAAGTGCCTCTTGATC CTAAAGTACTGGAAGGAT TGCCCCAACCCCCCACTATAACGCTACAGTCTCCAAAGGATTACATCTTTGATCCGAGGGAGAACATTGTCATCCACTGTGAGGCCAAGGGGAAGCCTCATCCCAG CTTTTCATGGACAAGAAATGGGACCCACTTTGATGTAGAGAAAGACTCCAAAGTCCTGATGAAGCCCGGTTCAGGAACTCTGGTCATTGACATCAGCGGGGAAAAGGCTGAGGCTTATGAGGGAACTTACCAGTGTACAGCACACAACGACCATGGCACCGCTGTATCTAACAGCATTGTCATTAGACAGTCCC GGTCCCCCTTGTGGTCGAAGGAGAGAAATGAGGCCATCGTGGTGCAGATGGGGGTCTCCTTGGTGCTGCAGTGCCGACCCCCTGCAGGGCTACCCCCTCCTGTCATCTTCTGGATGGATAACA ACTTCCAGAGGCTACCACTGGATAAACGAGTGTCTCAGGCTCTTAATGGAGACTTGTACTTTTCAAATGTTCTCCCAGAAGACAGCAGGCCTGACTACATCTGCTATGCCCGcttccctcacacacaaaccatcCAGCAGAAACAGCCTATCTCGGTCACCGTGCTGAACA ACAGCCCAGAGGGAGAGCATCGCCCCGGTTTCATGATGCCTCTGGGCACCACTAGCACAAAGATGGTTCTGAGAGGGGAGACTCTGGAGCTGGAATGCATTGCTGAGGGCTT GCCCACTCCAGATATCTCCTGGCAGAAGGATGGAGCAGAGCTGCCGAGCAGCAGGATGTCTGTTCAGAACTTCCAGAAAACACTCAAGATTTCTGATGTGAATGAAGGTGATGCTGGAGACTACCATTGTACAGCTTCAAACAAGCTGGGCACTACACACCACGTCATCAAGGTCACTGTCAAAG CGGCTCCTTTCTGGGTCAGCGCCCCGAGGAACCTGATCCTCGCCCCGAATGAGACTGGCATCCTGACTTGTCGAGTCAATGGAGAACCCAAACCAAAGATTAGTTGGTTTGTCAATGGAGTCCCCATAGAGA ACGCACCCGAGGACCGCAGTCGGAAAGTGGATGACGACACTGTGATTCTTAGTAATGTGCAATCAGGGTCTAGTGCTGTCTACCAGTGCAACGCATCCAATGAATTTGGTTACCTGATGGCAAATGCTTTTGTCAACGTTCTTG CTGAGCCACCAAGGGTGCTCACGCCACCCAATCGTGTGTACCAGGTGATCACCAACACCCCTGCATTACTTCACTGTGCTTCCTTTGGCTCGCCAATACCAACCATCACATG gTTCAAAGATAGTCAGATCAGCATTAAGAATGGTGACTCTTATGTGATCCATGAGAATGGTACATTGGAGATCAATGTGGCCCAGACTGTAAACAGTGGAAAGTACACCTGCATTGCCACCAACAACCTTGGGCTCAAGGAGAACCACATGACCCTGGAGGTTAAAG AGCCCACCCGTATCCTGAAGCAGCCAGAGTACAAGGTAGTCCAGAGAGGAATGAGCGCTTCGTTTGAGTGTAAAGTCAAACACGATCCGTCCCTAATTCCTGTCATGATCTGGTTAAAAGACAATGGAGACTTGCCTGATGATGACAG GTTTGTGGTGGGCGCAGAGAGTCTGACCGTCAAAGATGTGACAGACGGAGATGAGGGCACTTACACCTGCATCATGAACACCACCCTGGATCAAGACTCAGCCAGTGCCATGCTGACTGTCGTAG AGGCTACACCTACTCCAGCTATTGTCTACG AGAAACCTGACCCTCCAACTGACCTGGAACTGACTGACCAGACAGAGAGGAGCGTTCAGCTCACCTGGATCCCTGGAGACGAACACAACAGTCCCACACAGa TGTTTCTGGTCCAATATGAAGATCTGCTTCACGGGCCAGGTGTTTGGATCAACCTGACGGAGGTCGGTGGTACTGAAACCACAGCACGGTTAAACCTCTCTCCATACGTCTACTATTCATTCAGAGTCCTGGCTATCAATCGTGTTGGTGCCAGCCAACCAAGCCAGCCCTCAAGCCAATACAGGACCAACCCTGCAG CTCCTGATGAAAATCCATCAGATGTTCAGGGAGTGGGAACTGAGCCTGGCAACTTAGTGATATCCTGGACA CCACTGACAGGATTTCAGTCTAATGGGCCCAATCTGGAGTACAGAGTACTGTGGAAACGGAAAGACGTGGATGAGGATTGGTCCTCGAAGAACGTGGCCAACGTTTCCCAGTTTGTTGTAACTGGAACTACAACCTATACGCCCTATATGATCAAGATTCAAGCTTTTAATGATTACGGCAGTGGTCCAGAGCCTAAAGTATTCACCGGATACTCTGGAGAAGACT TGCCTTTGTCTGCTCCTGATAATGTGCAGATCATGGTTCACAACAGCACACTTGCAGAAGTACACTGGGAGCCCGTATCTTCCCCTTCAGTTAGAGGAAAACTACAGGGATACAAG GTATACTACAGTCGCGTGCGTGGCTTGCACGAGACAGAAGGGGAGacggagcagcaggagcaggttTTGACATTCAGTGGGAATCGTAGCGAGGGACGTCTGCCAGGCCTCCAGCCTTATAGCCTCTACAACCTCACCATCAGGGTCCTTAATAACAAAGGAGAAGGGCCTCCTAGCCCCAACAAGGAGTTTGACACACCTGAGGGAG tcccAGGGCCTCCCTCTTTTCTGAACGTCATAAACCCCGGTTTGGACTCTCTCACTCTGGAATGGGGCCCACCAATGAAAAACAATGGTCGCCTCGCTGGATACACTCTGAAATACCAACCAG TCAACAACACCAATGAACTGGGACCAGTAAAGGTCAAGAACTTCCTTGCCAATGAGACCATAATTACCTTGGACAACCTGAACTCCAGCATGCTCTACAAGTTTTACTTAAGTGCAAAGACAATCAAGGGCTCTGGCCCCATCATCACAGAGGAGGCCTTCACTGCCATGGACACAA CTGTGCCCAGTCGTCAGGTCGACATTGCCACCCAGGGATGGTTTATTGGACTGATGTGTGCCATCGCTCTCCTCATCTTGGTCCTTCTCATAGTCTGCTTCATCAAGAGGAACAAGGGTGGCAAATACCCAG
- the nrcama gene encoding neuronal cell adhesion molecule a isoform X10, which yields MDRNRNWMSGFGAVLLILMSHVSSALEVPLDLPQPPTITLQSPKDYIFDPRENIVIHCEAKGKPHPSFSWTRNGTHFDVEKDSKVLMKPGSGTLVIDISGEKAEAYEGTYQCTAHNDHGTAVSNSIVIRQSRSPLWSKERNEAIVVQMGVSLVLQCRPPAGLPPPVIFWMDNNFQRLPLDKRVSQALNGDLYFSNVLPEDSRPDYICYARFPHTQTIQQKQPISVTVLNNSPEGEHRPGFMMPLGTTSTKMVLRGETLELECIAEGLPTPDISWQKDGAELPSSRMSVQNFQKTLKISDVNEGDAGDYHCTASNKLGTTHHVIKVTVKAAPFWVSAPRNLILAPNETGILTCRVNGEPKPKISWFVNGVPIENAPEDRSRKVDDDTVILSNVQSGSSAVYQCNASNEFGYLMANAFVNVLAEPPRVLTPPNRVYQVITNTPALLHCASFGSPIPTITWFKDSQISIKNGDSYVIHENGTLEINVAQTVNSGKYTCIATNNLGLKENHMTLEVKEPTRILKQPEYKVVQRGMSASFECKVKHDPSLIPVMIWLKDNGDLPDDDRFVVGAESLTVKDVTDGDEGTYTCIMNTTLDQDSASAMLTVVEKPDPPTDLELTDQTERSVQLTWIPGDEHNSPTQMFLVQYEDLLHGPGVWINLTEVGGTETTARLNLSPYVYYSFRVLAINRVGASQPSQPSSQYRTNPAAPDENPSDVQGVGTEPGNLVISWTPLTGFQSNGPNLEYRVLWKRKDVDEDWSSKNVANVSQFVVTGTTTYTPYMIKIQAFNDYGSGPEPKVFTGYSGEDLPLSAPDNVQIMVHNSTLAEVHWEPVSSPSVRGKLQGYKVYYSRVRGLHETEGETEQQEQVLTFSGNRSEGRLPGLQPYSLYNLTIRVLNNKGEGPPSPNKEFDTPEGVPGPPSFLNVINPGLDSLTLEWGPPMKNNGRLAGYTLKYQPVNNTNELGPVKVKNFLANETIITLDNLNSSMLYKFYLSAKTIKGSGPIITEEAFTAMDTIRTQPTVETGKGPTEPPHPTSPITQSPPPPFHKVPPVGPAFGTVNTSVSEEGAVISWDYFGHHKNVYVEYIVENSKEDWKKELVNGSHWHMIKGLKPGTSYRVRVVARDPADPTVHSTDEVLVTVPAVPSRQVDIATQGWFIGLMCAIALLILVLLIVCFIKRNKGGKYPVKEKEDAHQDPEIQPMKEDDGTFGEYSDTEDHKPLKGSRTPSNGTVRRDESDDSLVDYGEGGDGQFNEDGSFIGQYSGKKEKDTHEGNESSEAPSPVNAMNSFV from the exons ATGGACAGGAACAGGAATTGGATGTCGGGCTTTGGAGCCGTGCTATTGATACTTATGAGTCATGTGAGCTCAGCACTGGAAGTGCCTCTTGATC TGCCCCAACCCCCCACTATAACGCTACAGTCTCCAAAGGATTACATCTTTGATCCGAGGGAGAACATTGTCATCCACTGTGAGGCCAAGGGGAAGCCTCATCCCAG CTTTTCATGGACAAGAAATGGGACCCACTTTGATGTAGAGAAAGACTCCAAAGTCCTGATGAAGCCCGGTTCAGGAACTCTGGTCATTGACATCAGCGGGGAAAAGGCTGAGGCTTATGAGGGAACTTACCAGTGTACAGCACACAACGACCATGGCACCGCTGTATCTAACAGCATTGTCATTAGACAGTCCC GGTCCCCCTTGTGGTCGAAGGAGAGAAATGAGGCCATCGTGGTGCAGATGGGGGTCTCCTTGGTGCTGCAGTGCCGACCCCCTGCAGGGCTACCCCCTCCTGTCATCTTCTGGATGGATAACA ACTTCCAGAGGCTACCACTGGATAAACGAGTGTCTCAGGCTCTTAATGGAGACTTGTACTTTTCAAATGTTCTCCCAGAAGACAGCAGGCCTGACTACATCTGCTATGCCCGcttccctcacacacaaaccatcCAGCAGAAACAGCCTATCTCGGTCACCGTGCTGAACA ACAGCCCAGAGGGAGAGCATCGCCCCGGTTTCATGATGCCTCTGGGCACCACTAGCACAAAGATGGTTCTGAGAGGGGAGACTCTGGAGCTGGAATGCATTGCTGAGGGCTT GCCCACTCCAGATATCTCCTGGCAGAAGGATGGAGCAGAGCTGCCGAGCAGCAGGATGTCTGTTCAGAACTTCCAGAAAACACTCAAGATTTCTGATGTGAATGAAGGTGATGCTGGAGACTACCATTGTACAGCTTCAAACAAGCTGGGCACTACACACCACGTCATCAAGGTCACTGTCAAAG CGGCTCCTTTCTGGGTCAGCGCCCCGAGGAACCTGATCCTCGCCCCGAATGAGACTGGCATCCTGACTTGTCGAGTCAATGGAGAACCCAAACCAAAGATTAGTTGGTTTGTCAATGGAGTCCCCATAGAGA ACGCACCCGAGGACCGCAGTCGGAAAGTGGATGACGACACTGTGATTCTTAGTAATGTGCAATCAGGGTCTAGTGCTGTCTACCAGTGCAACGCATCCAATGAATTTGGTTACCTGATGGCAAATGCTTTTGTCAACGTTCTTG CTGAGCCACCAAGGGTGCTCACGCCACCCAATCGTGTGTACCAGGTGATCACCAACACCCCTGCATTACTTCACTGTGCTTCCTTTGGCTCGCCAATACCAACCATCACATG gTTCAAAGATAGTCAGATCAGCATTAAGAATGGTGACTCTTATGTGATCCATGAGAATGGTACATTGGAGATCAATGTGGCCCAGACTGTAAACAGTGGAAAGTACACCTGCATTGCCACCAACAACCTTGGGCTCAAGGAGAACCACATGACCCTGGAGGTTAAAG AGCCCACCCGTATCCTGAAGCAGCCAGAGTACAAGGTAGTCCAGAGAGGAATGAGCGCTTCGTTTGAGTGTAAAGTCAAACACGATCCGTCCCTAATTCCTGTCATGATCTGGTTAAAAGACAATGGAGACTTGCCTGATGATGACAG GTTTGTGGTGGGCGCAGAGAGTCTGACCGTCAAAGATGTGACAGACGGAGATGAGGGCACTTACACCTGCATCATGAACACCACCCTGGATCAAGACTCAGCCAGTGCCATGCTGACTGTCGTAG AGAAACCTGACCCTCCAACTGACCTGGAACTGACTGACCAGACAGAGAGGAGCGTTCAGCTCACCTGGATCCCTGGAGACGAACACAACAGTCCCACACAGa TGTTTCTGGTCCAATATGAAGATCTGCTTCACGGGCCAGGTGTTTGGATCAACCTGACGGAGGTCGGTGGTACTGAAACCACAGCACGGTTAAACCTCTCTCCATACGTCTACTATTCATTCAGAGTCCTGGCTATCAATCGTGTTGGTGCCAGCCAACCAAGCCAGCCCTCAAGCCAATACAGGACCAACCCTGCAG CTCCTGATGAAAATCCATCAGATGTTCAGGGAGTGGGAACTGAGCCTGGCAACTTAGTGATATCCTGGACA CCACTGACAGGATTTCAGTCTAATGGGCCCAATCTGGAGTACAGAGTACTGTGGAAACGGAAAGACGTGGATGAGGATTGGTCCTCGAAGAACGTGGCCAACGTTTCCCAGTTTGTTGTAACTGGAACTACAACCTATACGCCCTATATGATCAAGATTCAAGCTTTTAATGATTACGGCAGTGGTCCAGAGCCTAAAGTATTCACCGGATACTCTGGAGAAGACT TGCCTTTGTCTGCTCCTGATAATGTGCAGATCATGGTTCACAACAGCACACTTGCAGAAGTACACTGGGAGCCCGTATCTTCCCCTTCAGTTAGAGGAAAACTACAGGGATACAAG GTATACTACAGTCGCGTGCGTGGCTTGCACGAGACAGAAGGGGAGacggagcagcaggagcaggttTTGACATTCAGTGGGAATCGTAGCGAGGGACGTCTGCCAGGCCTCCAGCCTTATAGCCTCTACAACCTCACCATCAGGGTCCTTAATAACAAAGGAGAAGGGCCTCCTAGCCCCAACAAGGAGTTTGACACACCTGAGGGAG tcccAGGGCCTCCCTCTTTTCTGAACGTCATAAACCCCGGTTTGGACTCTCTCACTCTGGAATGGGGCCCACCAATGAAAAACAATGGTCGCCTCGCTGGATACACTCTGAAATACCAACCAG TCAACAACACCAATGAACTGGGACCAGTAAAGGTCAAGAACTTCCTTGCCAATGAGACCATAATTACCTTGGACAACCTGAACTCCAGCATGCTCTACAAGTTTTACTTAAGTGCAAAGACAATCAAGGGCTCTGGCCCCATCATCACAGAGGAGGCCTTCACTGCCATGGACACAA tTCGTACTCAGCCCACTGTAGAGACGGGCAAAG GCCCCACAGAGCCCCCTCACCCAACCTCCCCCATCACTCAGTCTCCGCCTCCCCCGTTTCACAAGG TGCCACCTGTAGGCCCGGCGTTTGGCACAGTTAACACGTCTGTATCGGAGGAAGGTGCAGTGATCAGTTGGGATTACTTTGGACACCATAAGAATGTATATGTGGAATATATTGTAGAAAACA GTAAAGAGGACTGGAAAAAGGAGTTGGTAAACGGTTCACACTGGCATATGATAAAAGGTTTAAAGCCGGGGACGTCCTATAGGGTGCGCGTGGTAGCTAGAGACCCTGCTGACCCGACGGTCCACAGCACAGACGAAGTGTTGGTTACAGTGCCAG CTGTGCCCAGTCGTCAGGTCGACATTGCCACCCAGGGATGGTTTATTGGACTGATGTGTGCCATCGCTCTCCTCATCTTGGTCCTTCTCATAGTCTGCTTCATCAAGAGGAACAAGGGTGGCAAATACCCAG